Proteins from a single region of Paramormyrops kingsleyae isolate MSU_618 chromosome 9, PKINGS_0.4, whole genome shotgun sequence:
- the seraf gene encoding von Willebrand factor D and EGF domain-containing protein isoform X1: MEVLPHPSPHIKQAPFFFTRATWIVLHPIQSTDMSRVTSRGCSRMGLLCCSPSLVKTMLAVASLILLAKLGEGRSDASRGVAVPFVFDPKATCQPACKHAGICIRNNTCFCSKGYEGELCQYAACDPKCKNGGECLRPGKCRCPPGFGGKYCHQVVCDGGCWNGGECIAENRVVKCLCPSSWTGSRCEEAICPQGCQNGGSCVAPGICSCPEGWLGGACHVAVCKRPCVNGGKCISPNVCRCRIPFSGPQCEVRKMF; the protein is encoded by the exons ATGGAAGTCcttccccacccctccccccacattaAGCAagcaccatttttttttactcgaGCTACATGGATTGTTTTACATCCAATACAATCTACGGATATGTCACGtgtcaccagcagggggtgctcaaGG atggggctgctttgctgctcTCCCTCACTGGTGAAGACGATGCTTGCAGTGGCTTCCTTGATCCTGCTGGCGAAGCTCGGCGAGGGCCGGTCGGACGCGTCCCGTGGCGTGGCGGTCCCTTTCGTCTTTGACCCCAAAGCCACGTGTCAGCCAGCTTGCAAACATGCGGGCATCTGTATCCGAAACAACACCTGCTTCTGCTCCAAGGGCTACGAGGGAGAACTCTGCCAGTATG CTGCCTGTGACCCCAAATGTAAGAATGGGGGGGAATGCCTTCGTCCCGGGAAATGCAGATGTCCTCCGGGATTTGGGGGGAAATACTGTCATCAAG TGGTGTGCGACGGAGGATGCTGGAATGGGGGGGAGTGCATCGCGGAGAACAGGGTGGTGAAATGCCTCTGTCCCTCCAGCTGGACGGGTTCCAGATGCGAAGAAG CGATATGTCCCCAGGGGTGCCAGAACGGGGGCAGCTGTGTGGCCCCAGGCATCTGTAGCTGCCCCGAAGGCTGGCTTGGAGGTGCCTGCCATGTTG cTGTGTGTAAACGGCCGTGCGTAAACGGTGGGAAGTGCATCTCCCCGAACGTGTGCCGTTGCCGCATCCCTTTCTCTGGGCCGCAGTGTGAAGTGAGGAAGATGTTTTAA
- the seraf gene encoding von Willebrand factor D and EGF domain-containing protein isoform X2 translates to MEKDCALGMGLLCCSPSLVKTMLAVASLILLAKLGEGRSDASRGVAVPFVFDPKATCQPACKHAGICIRNNTCFCSKGYEGELCQYAACDPKCKNGGECLRPGKCRCPPGFGGKYCHQVVCDGGCWNGGECIAENRVVKCLCPSSWTGSRCEEAICPQGCQNGGSCVAPGICSCPEGWLGGACHVAVCKRPCVNGGKCISPNVCRCRIPFSGPQCEVRKMF, encoded by the exons ATGGAGAAAGATTGTGCTTTAGGG atggggctgctttgctgctcTCCCTCACTGGTGAAGACGATGCTTGCAGTGGCTTCCTTGATCCTGCTGGCGAAGCTCGGCGAGGGCCGGTCGGACGCGTCCCGTGGCGTGGCGGTCCCTTTCGTCTTTGACCCCAAAGCCACGTGTCAGCCAGCTTGCAAACATGCGGGCATCTGTATCCGAAACAACACCTGCTTCTGCTCCAAGGGCTACGAGGGAGAACTCTGCCAGTATG CTGCCTGTGACCCCAAATGTAAGAATGGGGGGGAATGCCTTCGTCCCGGGAAATGCAGATGTCCTCCGGGATTTGGGGGGAAATACTGTCATCAAG TGGTGTGCGACGGAGGATGCTGGAATGGGGGGGAGTGCATCGCGGAGAACAGGGTGGTGAAATGCCTCTGTCCCTCCAGCTGGACGGGTTCCAGATGCGAAGAAG CGATATGTCCCCAGGGGTGCCAGAACGGGGGCAGCTGTGTGGCCCCAGGCATCTGTAGCTGCCCCGAAGGCTGGCTTGGAGGTGCCTGCCATGTTG cTGTGTGTAAACGGCCGTGCGTAAACGGTGGGAAGTGCATCTCCCCGAACGTGTGCCGTTGCCGCATCCCTTTCTCTGGGCCGCAGTGTGAAGTGAGGAAGATGTTTTAA